A region of the Vigna unguiculata cultivar IT97K-499-35 chromosome 9, ASM411807v1, whole genome shotgun sequence genome:
taggaTATAAAAGGGTAAGGTACTTTTTCTCAATTTGttccatttatatattcatCTATTATGCCCAATACTAAGTTTAATCTATTCGTAccaaacacaaaataaatattctaatatttgtttttaatgctAGAGATAACAATTTTAGTTGGAATATAATTACACGACTTTCTTTCATGTACAAGTGTCATCCATTAACTattaaaaccataaaaaaaatgatatttagaaggaatgtaaattttttaagatCCAAAATTTTTTCTGACACATCTAAGGTccaaaagtaaaaataagtgttaaaaacaaaaaaaggactAGAGTGTGGAAGCTCAATCATGAGTGAAAAGGCGCAGAGGGCAAGATTCTCCTATAGTTTATTGCAGTTCATGAATGTAACactaaagtatattttaattttctacaGCTATTTATGAAAGGTATCATTAAGTAGAcactataaaataaatgaaaacaaaaatagagagTGACTTTGACCTTACCCATCtcgaaacaaaataattttctacATGCATAAACAATAACCTATATGAATTAATGGTATTTAAGCAGTGCTGAAAATGTGAAAAAACCataaaatttttacttttatatataaaataattatttttataattatgtatttatatgttttatatatacgAATGTTAGAATGAAGGTGTTAATTTAATCGTTAAATCACGTGCTTCCTCGGATGCCTGTCGCTAGAGGCATTCATAAGCTGCTATTGGGTGAGTGCCAGTTGGATCCATACCCGTTTCCCCATAAAACTCATCCACTCTGTCACCTCAACGTCTCTCTCATAATTCCACCTTTTCTTTTCCCATTCTACCCTCTCCCATTCCAACTAACCCTTCTTCGCCCTTATCCATTCTCAGGGTTAAACCTGAGAATTCCAACCCCTTCAAATAATCTAACTGGCCCAAGCTGTATCGCTTTTGTCACCTACCCACAAacccttctttctttttcaatccTATCCAACCGCTTCCCACTGCCTTCATTCTCACGCCTCCCACGCTACACATTCTGCTCCCGCGCGTGCACCACACCTCACACCCACTCAACTCGGATTATCTCAGGGTCCCTCACTTTACTTACTCACCAAGCCCTGCCTCGTAAATGCCAGATGGGCTAACCACTCTTTAATCTCTCCTCTCTCTTCCTTTCTCTGCAAGTTCCACCCCCCTCGCCACAAACACAGTTAAAACACACctcattcaaaaatatatgcCCGTTACTGCCACCTATATATACCTCTCTCCCCTTACCCTCCTTCCACATCACGAAATTACAAACCTTTCAAAAATGTCCACTTTCCTCTCTCTTCACTGCTTCCTCCCACTCTTCTTCCTCATATCCGTCTTTCACCTTTCCTCGGCGGCGAGGAACCTCAACGGCCAGGTTCAGGACCACTCTCAGCTGCTCCATTACCACAATGGCCCTTTGCTTTACGGCAAAATCACCGTCAACCTCATATGGTATGGCCACTTCAAACCCTCTCAAAAAGCCATAATAGCCGATTTCGTTACCTCGCTCTCGTCACCACTTACTTCAAACAACCAGCCATCTGTTAGCACGTGGTGGAAAACCACCGAGAAGTACTACCACCTGAGTCCCAGGAAAGTCGCTTCTCTCTCCTTATCTCTTGGCGATCAGATTCTCGACGAAAGTTACTCGCTGGGGAAGTCTCTGACCACCAAGCACCTTGTCGAGCTCGCTTCCAAAGGGGGGCAGAAGAACGCTATCAACGTTGTTCTCACATCTGCTGACGTGGCGGTTGAGGGTTTCTGTATGAGCCGATGTGGCACTCACGGGTCTGCCGCTTCCGCGGGTCACGTGAACGGTGGCAAGAACTATAAGTTCGCTTATATATGGGTCGGAAACTCCGAAACCCAATGCCCGGGTCAATGCGCCTGGCCCTTCCACCAGCCCATTTATGGACCCCAGAGTCCACCTTTGATTGCCCCCAACAACGATGTGGGAGTTGACGGTATGGTCATCAACTTCGCTAGCCTCTTGGCCGGAACCGCCACCAACCCTTTCGGAAATGGGTACTTCCAGGGTCCGGCGGGGGCTCCTCTTGAAGCTGCCTCTGCGTGTCCTGGGGTTTACGGGAAGGGGGCTTACCCTGGCTATGCCGGGGACTTGCTGGTTGATTCTACCACCGGTGCCAGCTACAATGTGAATGGTGCTAATGCGAGGAAGTATCTTGTTCCTGCTCTGTATGATCCTTCCACATCTTCTTGTTCAACGCCGGTGTGaggattttgatgatgatccaTTACGAGACTAGAAACACGGATTAGGGAGGTTGTACAAATCTTCAAATAAACAAACTTGTAGGActatttcatttatttgtttatatcttCTGGATATGTACGCGGACTATGTAGTAGAAAAGCAAATGTTCTTCCATTTGCttcttttaatgttataattaaaaatattgcgCTGGACATAAATCTTTCTGCTTGCGGTTTCTAGCGTTTCTGGTGTTAAAGTAAAATCATTTGCAGAAACTGTATTTATTTGAAGACATGAAAGGCCTTAATTAGGGGAATGTTACTGTAAATTGTGTGAATATTTTACTGATACTTAAGACAAATATTTACCTATGGTACCTAATGGTTTAGCTTGAAGGGCGCTAAAGAACAGAGCTAATGTGTTTCTTTGGTAAAGAAAAATGCAGGGTTTAGAGAAACTAGACTAGCCATTAAAGGGAAAGTTGAGTGGTTCTGAATAAGACGCTTCACCCAGTGGAGGGAAAAGGCTGCAAATTTAAATCTTAATGCAGCTTTCAGATTTTAGATTGTAATTGAAAATGGTAGGTGTAGGAGCCACACAAACAGTGACACCATAATTAATTCAAGTCTTGACCACCACCCCAATTTTGGTTTATCATTCTTACATAGACTCAATGTCCATTCTGCATATACTTGGCAAACTTAAATGATAACAGCTTAAAAGGTTGAGCATAAACTTTTAACTGACAATGTTCAAGgtagtttttttaaattgaagcaTTACTAGAATAAGTAGATAAATGAAAAAGAGCATGTTAGATAtgatcttttttaaaatttctagaCACAAGTATATTTTTGAACGATCAATGATAGTGTAAATATATTTGCAGCATAGACTTTTTCCAGTAGTAGTACTCTATTGATATTGAAAAACACAAATTGTGTTTTCTAGTTTTTTGATTAAGAGAAACGACTAAAAAGAAGTGAGAT
Encoded here:
- the LOC114164397 gene encoding protein EXORDIUM-like; amino-acid sequence: MSTFLSLHCFLPLFFLISVFHLSSAARNLNGQVQDHSQLLHYHNGPLLYGKITVNLIWYGHFKPSQKAIIADFVTSLSSPLTSNNQPSVSTWWKTTEKYYHLSPRKVASLSLSLGDQILDESYSLGKSLTTKHLVELASKGGQKNAINVVLTSADVAVEGFCMSRCGTHGSAASAGHVNGGKNYKFAYIWVGNSETQCPGQCAWPFHQPIYGPQSPPLIAPNNDVGVDGMVINFASLLAGTATNPFGNGYFQGPAGAPLEAASACPGVYGKGAYPGYAGDLLVDSTTGASYNVNGANARKYLVPALYDPSTSSCSTPV